A part of Solibacillus sp. FSL H8-0538 genomic DNA contains:
- the smc gene encoding chromosome segregation protein SMC — protein sequence MFLKRLEVVGFKSFAERIGIDFVPGVTAVVGPNGSGKSNVTDAIRWVLGEQSAKSLRGAKMEDVIFAGSESRKPLNFAEVTLVLDNEDERIAVPYTEISVTRRVYRSGDSEYLLNNQQCRLKDITDLFMDSGLGKEAFSIISQGRVDEILNSRPDDRRSIFEEAAGVLKYKLRKKKAEHKLVETDGNLDRVLDILHEIESRLEPLKMQASSASDYVRMSTELKDFDIALIVHDLIANEKTLRAFKQEHEELSITEQKYAAEITQFEKTMRDIRVQLKSIDDVLDTSQEQLVEASSEVERWEGRKALMNEKRSNAEKHLQQSRVQLQDAKLVVQELELNEAEKKAQFDVKQKEVQQIRQVIKQLEQSLMRSVSEIEAEIEHSKNKYIDLLNEEATVKNELKHIEQQLVQQQETATRMTGRSTEMQKELDQSLALKEVTTQLLQKVESAVKDQLAQYELLQMQLKSATTDLDDKQSLLFKAYQHQQQLKARKETLAELELDFSGFFHGVKEVLLARDRGELAGIEGAVAELVQVDAYYSQAIETALGAASQHIVTASEQHAQQAISWLKQKRAGRATFLPKTVMKSRKLFPAQLATVMEHPAFVKVAYELVSFDEENRSIVENLLGNVLVAANLEGASQIARLIGFKYRVVTLEGDIVNAGGSLTGGALKQQSSLFSRKAELEKLTTTLAEMDATIQHAEQMVAAQKEQIITLRHSLEEMKLQGEAMREEEQIHRSKLLELEMTVKSLQSTVSLTTSEQSTLTTRKESSAEQKVQAQNRLEQLQVELQEVNELVDQLTLAKAQGETQKDALREQSAQKRSELAVAQEQLGQVQIATAEIAVNLSKAKQLVEKISQEIQWIESEDGVNGPSVEEIEATVGEWTKKKIALTEAIKKNREARTTLQEQMIAIELKLQEVLRVHKGFVEALRTLELKCSRIEFEMASLHEQLEEQYELDFEDAQDEAIAIEDEEQVRRKVKLLKQSIEELGPVNLAAIEEYDRVLERHVFLTEQRSDLLSAQETLHEAIKEMDEEMTLRFSETFTMIRAQFKISFRELFGGGQADLVLLDPENMLETGIEIVAQPPGKKLQNLSLLSGGERALTAIALLFAILNTRPVPFCILDEVEAALDESNVVRYSDYLRKFSEKTQFIVITHRKGTMEGADVLYGITMQESGVSKLVSVKLEEEVALVGQGSV from the coding sequence ATGTTCCTTAAACGACTTGAAGTAGTTGGCTTCAAATCATTTGCCGAGCGTATTGGAATTGATTTTGTACCTGGGGTTACAGCGGTAGTTGGTCCTAATGGTAGTGGAAAAAGTAATGTAACGGACGCAATTCGTTGGGTGTTAGGAGAACAGTCTGCAAAGTCGTTGCGTGGTGCAAAAATGGAAGATGTCATTTTTGCGGGAAGTGAATCACGTAAACCACTAAACTTTGCGGAAGTAACATTAGTATTAGATAACGAAGATGAGCGAATTGCAGTCCCTTACACTGAAATAAGTGTGACGAGACGTGTGTATCGTTCAGGTGATAGCGAATATTTGCTGAACAACCAGCAATGTCGCCTGAAGGATATTACGGACTTGTTTATGGATTCCGGACTGGGTAAAGAGGCGTTTTCGATTATTTCTCAAGGGCGTGTCGATGAAATTTTAAATAGCCGCCCGGATGACCGTCGTAGTATTTTTGAAGAGGCGGCAGGTGTTTTGAAATACAAGCTTCGTAAGAAAAAAGCGGAGCATAAGCTTGTTGAGACTGATGGTAACTTAGATCGCGTGCTTGATATTTTACATGAAATTGAAAGTCGCCTGGAACCGTTAAAAATGCAGGCATCAAGCGCAAGCGATTATGTGCGTATGTCTACCGAGTTAAAGGATTTCGATATTGCGTTAATCGTGCACGATTTAATTGCCAATGAGAAAACGCTTCGTGCCTTTAAACAGGAACATGAAGAACTGTCAATAACTGAACAAAAGTACGCGGCAGAAATTACGCAGTTTGAAAAAACAATGCGTGATATTCGTGTGCAGTTAAAGTCGATTGATGATGTACTCGATACATCGCAGGAACAATTAGTAGAAGCGAGCTCAGAAGTAGAACGCTGGGAAGGCCGAAAAGCGCTCATGAATGAAAAGCGCTCAAATGCCGAAAAACACCTGCAACAATCACGTGTGCAGTTGCAGGATGCCAAGTTAGTTGTACAAGAGCTTGAGTTAAATGAAGCTGAGAAAAAAGCTCAGTTTGACGTCAAGCAAAAAGAAGTACAACAAATTCGCCAAGTTATTAAGCAACTAGAGCAATCGTTAATGCGTTCTGTTTCAGAAATCGAAGCAGAAATCGAACATTCGAAAAATAAATACATTGATTTACTAAACGAAGAAGCAACTGTAAAAAATGAGCTGAAACACATTGAGCAGCAGCTCGTGCAGCAACAAGAAACGGCTACGCGCATGACAGGCCGTTCAACAGAAATGCAAAAAGAGCTCGACCAATCTTTAGCCTTAAAAGAAGTAACAACGCAACTTTTACAGAAGGTAGAGTCAGCTGTAAAAGATCAATTAGCGCAATATGAATTACTTCAAATGCAGTTGAAATCAGCGACAACGGATTTAGATGACAAGCAGTCATTGCTTTTTAAAGCTTATCAGCATCAGCAACAATTAAAGGCTCGTAAAGAAACATTGGCGGAGCTTGAATTGGATTTCTCGGGCTTCTTTCACGGTGTAAAAGAAGTCTTACTTGCGCGTGATCGAGGCGAGCTTGCGGGAATTGAAGGCGCAGTTGCTGAATTAGTTCAAGTAGATGCGTATTATTCACAGGCAATTGAAACGGCATTAGGTGCGGCATCACAGCATATCGTGACAGCGAGCGAACAGCATGCACAACAGGCGATTAGCTGGTTGAAGCAAAAACGTGCAGGACGTGCGACTTTTTTACCGAAAACCGTTATGAAATCGCGTAAGTTGTTCCCAGCGCAATTAGCGACAGTTATGGAGCATCCTGCGTTTGTAAAAGTCGCCTATGAGCTCGTATCATTTGATGAGGAAAATCGTTCTATTGTAGAAAACTTACTTGGTAATGTGCTCGTTGCAGCCAACTTAGAAGGAGCTAGTCAAATTGCACGTCTAATCGGCTTTAAATACCGTGTTGTAACGCTTGAAGGTGATATTGTCAATGCAGGTGGTTCCTTAACAGGTGGTGCGCTGAAGCAACAGTCTTCACTATTTTCACGCAAAGCGGAGCTAGAAAAGCTTACAACTACGTTAGCTGAAATGGATGCGACGATTCAACATGCGGAACAAATGGTAGCCGCACAAAAGGAACAAATAATTACGCTACGCCATTCATTAGAGGAAATGAAACTACAAGGTGAAGCAATGCGTGAAGAGGAGCAAATCCATCGTTCGAAATTGCTTGAACTTGAGATGACGGTGAAAAGCCTACAATCTACGGTTTCCCTAACTACATCGGAGCAATCTACTTTAACAACACGTAAAGAGTCATCAGCAGAGCAAAAGGTACAGGCACAAAATCGACTTGAGCAATTGCAGGTGGAGCTCCAAGAAGTAAATGAACTCGTTGATCAGCTGACGTTAGCGAAGGCGCAAGGTGAAACACAAAAAGACGCGCTACGTGAGCAATCTGCACAAAAACGTTCTGAATTAGCTGTTGCCCAGGAGCAGTTAGGACAAGTTCAAATTGCGACTGCTGAAATTGCAGTTAACTTATCCAAAGCGAAGCAATTAGTCGAGAAGATTTCCCAGGAAATTCAATGGATTGAATCGGAAGACGGGGTAAATGGACCGTCTGTTGAAGAAATCGAAGCAACTGTTGGAGAATGGACGAAGAAAAAAATCGCTCTTACAGAAGCAATTAAAAAAAATCGCGAGGCACGTACAACACTTCAAGAGCAAATGATAGCGATTGAACTAAAGTTACAAGAAGTACTACGTGTGCATAAGGGATTTGTTGAAGCACTGCGTACACTTGAACTAAAGTGTAGCCGTATTGAATTCGAAATGGCGAGCTTACATGAGCAACTTGAAGAGCAATATGAACTTGATTTTGAAGATGCACAGGACGAAGCTATTGCTATTGAAGATGAAGAGCAAGTACGCCGTAAAGTAAAATTATTAAAACAGTCGATTGAGGAGCTAGGTCCAGTGAACTTAGCTGCAATTGAAGAATATGATCGTGTGCTAGAGCGTCATGTTTTCTTAACAGAGCAACGATCAGATTTACTTTCTGCGCAAGAAACGCTTCACGAGGCAATTAAGGAAATGGACGAGGAAATGACGCTTCGCTTTAGTGAAACATTCACCATGATTCGTGCCCAATTTAAAATTTCCTTCCGAGAGCTATTTGGTGGTGGTCAAGCAGATTTAGTATTGCTTGATCCAGAAAATATGTTAGAAACAGGAATTGAAATTGTCGCACAGCCTCCCGGTAAAAAGTTGCAAAATTTAAGCCTATTATCTGGTGGTGAGCGTGCCTTAACGGCAATTGCTTTATTATTTGCCATTCTAAATACGCGTCCAGTACCATTCTGTATTCTGGATGAAGTGGAAGCGGCTTTAGATGAATCAAATGTAGTGCGCTATAGTGATTATTTAAGGAAATTTAGTGAAAAAACCCAGTTCATCGTTATTACCCATCGTAAAGGAACGATGGAAGGTGCGGACGTTCTATACGGAATTACGATGCAGGAATCGGGCGTTTCGAAACTTGTGTCCGTAAAGCTTGAAGAAGAGGTTGCATTAGTAGGACAAGGGAGTGTATAA
- the ftsY gene encoding signal recognition particle-docking protein FtsY: protein MSFFKRLKEKLIGHSEEQTLIEPQAEQRDSDAQTTEQDVLETVTEEVIIETIPVEEVEEEQRQQEEIQTEQPTAEKQAEGLVEEVIEEVVEEKKPSAWSITQKFKAGLEKTRNSFTSKVNDLVARYRKVDEDFFEELEDVLLQADVGFETVMELMDKLRYEVQRQNIKDTSGIQTIISEKLVEIYESGEENLTELNIQKQGELTVILFVGVNGVGKTTTIGKLAHRLKSEGRTVMLAAGDTFRAGAIEQLQVWGDRVGCEVIKQSEGSDPAAVMYDAIRAAKNRGADVLICDTAGRLQNKVNLMNELEKVHRVISREIPDAPHEVLLALDATTGQNALVQAQMFKEVTNVTGIVLTKLDGTAKGGIVLAIRNKLHIPVKLIGLGEKMDDLQPFDAERYVYGLFAEGIEKELKEIED, encoded by the coding sequence ATGAGCTTTTTTAAACGATTAAAGGAAAAATTAATAGGCCATTCAGAAGAACAAACGTTGATTGAACCGCAAGCGGAACAACGGGATTCGGATGCCCAAACTACTGAGCAGGATGTATTAGAAACTGTAACAGAAGAAGTTATTATTGAAACAATACCTGTTGAAGAAGTAGAAGAAGAACAGCGACAACAAGAGGAAATCCAAACAGAACAACCAACTGCTGAGAAACAAGCGGAAGGTTTAGTAGAAGAGGTTATTGAAGAAGTTGTCGAAGAGAAAAAACCTTCTGCTTGGTCAATTACACAAAAATTCAAAGCGGGTTTAGAAAAAACACGTAATTCATTTACATCAAAAGTAAATGATCTTGTAGCGCGTTACCGTAAAGTGGATGAAGATTTCTTTGAAGAGCTTGAAGATGTGCTATTACAAGCGGATGTAGGCTTTGAAACGGTTATGGAACTAATGGATAAACTTCGCTATGAAGTACAGCGCCAAAACATTAAAGATACAAGCGGCATCCAAACAATTATTTCAGAGAAACTTGTTGAAATTTATGAATCTGGTGAGGAAAACTTAACTGAGCTAAATATTCAAAAACAAGGTGAGTTAACTGTTATTCTATTCGTTGGAGTAAATGGTGTTGGTAAAACTACGACGATTGGTAAATTAGCTCACCGCCTTAAATCAGAAGGTAGAACAGTGATGCTTGCAGCAGGGGATACATTCCGTGCAGGGGCCATTGAACAATTACAAGTTTGGGGCGACCGTGTTGGTTGTGAAGTCATTAAGCAATCAGAAGGCTCAGATCCAGCAGCTGTTATGTATGACGCGATTCGAGCAGCAAAAAATCGTGGTGCTGATGTGTTGATTTGTGATACTGCAGGCCGTCTACAAAATAAAGTAAACTTAATGAATGAGCTTGAAAAGGTGCACCGTGTTATTTCTCGTGAAATTCCGGACGCACCGCATGAAGTATTACTTGCACTTGACGCAACAACTGGTCAAAATGCATTGGTTCAGGCGCAAATGTTCAAAGAAGTAACGAATGTGACCGGAATTGTGTTAACGAAGCTTGACGGTACGGCTAAAGGTGGTATCGTGCTAGCGATTCGTAACAAACTGCACATACCGGTAAAGCTTATTGGTTTAGGTGAAAAAATGGACGACTTACAACCGTTCGATGCAGAACGCTATGTATACGGTTTATTTGCTGAAGGTATTGAAAAAGAACTGAAAGAAATAGAAGACTAA
- a CDS encoding putative DNA-binding protein, protein MLLEKTTRMNFLFDFYQALLTDKQRSYMELYYLDDHSLGEIAESYGISRQAVYDNIRRTEAMLEEYENKLQLFGKFQQRQQVLELLTNALKDDTSLEARLALIEQLKESD, encoded by the coding sequence ATGCTACTTGAAAAAACAACACGCATGAACTTTCTCTTCGACTTTTATCAAGCTTTATTAACTGATAAACAACGAAGTTATATGGAACTTTACTATTTAGATGATCACTCATTAGGAGAGATTGCTGAATCGTACGGAATTTCACGTCAAGCGGTATACGATAACATTCGTCGTACAGAGGCAATGCTTGAAGAATATGAAAATAAACTACAACTATTTGGGAAATTCCAGCAGCGTCAGCAAGTGTTAGAACTGCTGACAAACGCGTTAAAAGACGACACTTCACTTGAGGCGCGTCTTGCGTTAATTGAACAATTGAAGGAATCGGATTAG
- the ffh gene encoding signal recognition particle protein gives MAFEGLADRLQGTIQKIKGKGKVSEQDVKEMMREVRFALIEADVNLKVVKEFVKKVSERAVGSDVMKSLTPGQQVIKIVQEELTNLMGGEQSPIKFNTKPPTVIMMVGLQGAGKTTTTGKLANVLRKKYNRKPLLVAADVYRPAAVQQLETLGKQLSLPVFALGTDISPVEIARQALEHAKEEHYDVVIIDTAGRLHIDETLMQELKDIRALKEPDEVFLVVDAMTGQDAVNVAQSFNEAVGITGVVLTKLDGDTRGGAALSIRAVTEKPIKFVGMGEKMDALEPFHPERMASRILGMGDVLSLIEKAQANVDMEKAKELEEKFMTQTFTLDDFVEQLQAVKKMGPLEDLLKMIPGAGKMKGLDNVKVDEKQMGHIEAIIYSMTPAEKTNPEIIQASRKKRIATGSGRSIQEVNRLLKQFEEMKKMMKQMTGMTSGKGKKKMKLPGFDSLFK, from the coding sequence ATGGCATTTGAAGGATTGGCAGACCGACTCCAAGGAACCATCCAAAAGATTAAGGGTAAAGGTAAAGTTTCTGAGCAAGACGTTAAAGAAATGATGCGCGAAGTCCGTTTTGCATTAATTGAAGCGGACGTTAACTTAAAAGTCGTAAAAGAATTCGTTAAAAAAGTTAGTGAGCGTGCTGTGGGCTCTGACGTCATGAAAAGCTTAACACCTGGCCAACAAGTCATTAAAATCGTACAAGAAGAGCTAACAAATTTAATGGGTGGCGAACAAAGCCCGATTAAATTTAACACGAAGCCACCAACTGTTATTATGATGGTCGGTCTTCAAGGTGCCGGTAAAACGACAACTACAGGTAAATTAGCAAACGTTTTACGTAAAAAGTATAATCGTAAGCCGTTACTTGTAGCAGCTGACGTTTACCGTCCAGCCGCTGTTCAACAGCTCGAGACATTAGGTAAGCAGCTATCTCTTCCAGTATTTGCACTAGGCACAGATATTTCACCAGTGGAAATTGCGCGCCAAGCATTAGAGCATGCGAAAGAAGAACACTATGATGTAGTTATTATCGATACAGCAGGACGTTTGCATATTGACGAAACATTAATGCAGGAATTAAAAGATATTCGGGCATTAAAAGAGCCGGATGAAGTGTTCCTAGTTGTCGATGCAATGACAGGTCAAGATGCAGTAAACGTTGCGCAAAGCTTTAATGAAGCAGTCGGCATTACTGGTGTCGTATTAACGAAGTTAGACGGTGATACGCGTGGTGGTGCAGCACTTTCAATCCGTGCTGTAACGGAAAAACCAATTAAATTTGTCGGTATGGGTGAAAAAATGGATGCGCTTGAGCCATTCCATCCAGAACGTATGGCATCTCGTATTTTAGGAATGGGCGACGTGTTATCGCTAATTGAAAAAGCGCAAGCAAACGTCGATATGGAAAAAGCGAAAGAGCTTGAAGAAAAGTTCATGACGCAAACATTCACATTGGACGATTTTGTCGAGCAATTACAAGCGGTGAAAAAAATGGGACCACTGGAAGATTTATTAAAAATGATTCCAGGTGCCGGCAAAATGAAAGGCCTAGACAACGTAAAAGTTGACGAAAAGCAAATGGGTCACATTGAAGCAATCATCTATTCGATGACACCTGCAGAAAAGACGAATCCAGAAATCATTCAAGCAAGCCGTAAAAAGCGTATTGCGACAGGTTCAGGTAGATCGATTCAAGAAGTCAATCGTCTGTTAAAACAGTTCGAGGAAATGAAAAAAATGATGAAGCAAATGACGGGAATGACATCAGGAAAAGGCAAGAAGAAGATGAAATTACCTGGATTTGACTCGTTATTTAAATAA
- the rpsP gene encoding 30S ribosomal protein S16 — protein sequence MAVKIRLKRMGAKKSPFYRIVVADARSPRDGRQIETVGTYNPLTTPATVAIDEEKALKWLADGAKPSDTVRNLFSEQGIMEKFHNQKFSK from the coding sequence ATGGCAGTTAAAATTCGCTTAAAACGTATGGGAGCTAAAAAATCTCCTTTCTATCGTATCGTAGTTGCAGACGCTCGTTCACCACGTGACGGTCGTCAAATCGAAACAGTGGGTACTTATAATCCACTTACTACTCCAGCAACAGTTGCTATCGATGAAGAGAAAGCTCTTAAATGGTTAGCTGATGGCGCAAAACCATCTGATACTGTACGTAACCTGTTCTCAGAACAAGGTATCATGGAGAAATTCCATAACCAAAAATTCAGTAAATAA
- a CDS encoding KH domain-containing protein produces MKQLIEAIVKPLVDYPETVRIETDENANRVVYKLFVHPEDRGKVIGKQGRVAKAVRTIVYSAASGYHKKKTYVDILD; encoded by the coding sequence TTGAAGCAGCTGATTGAGGCAATTGTGAAACCATTAGTCGATTATCCAGAAACAGTTCGTATTGAGACGGACGAGAATGCTAATCGAGTTGTTTATAAGCTTTTTGTTCATCCAGAGGATCGAGGGAAAGTCATAGGCAAGCAAGGGCGCGTTGCGAAAGCAGTTCGTACTATTGTTTATTCAGCGGCGAGCGGTTACCATAAGAAAAAGACTTACGTCGATATATTGGATTAA
- the rimM gene encoding ribosome maturation factor RimM (Essential for efficient processing of 16S rRNA), whose protein sequence is MEWFNVGRIVNTHGIRGELRIISTSDFEEDRFAVGSKLAAFKKDDKKPTWITIGSARRHKNFILVTFEGMENINLVEPFKEGLLKITMDQLADDELEENEYYHFEIKDCEVYSEEGELIGVVTDILETGANDVWEIKASGGKKYYIPYIEDVVKEINVEEKKITIHVMEGLL, encoded by the coding sequence ATGGAATGGTTTAACGTAGGACGGATTGTGAATACACACGGGATTCGTGGAGAATTACGCATAATTTCAACATCAGATTTTGAAGAAGATCGCTTTGCGGTTGGCAGTAAGTTAGCAGCATTTAAAAAGGATGATAAAAAACCGACATGGATTACAATCGGTTCAGCACGTCGTCATAAAAACTTTATATTAGTTACATTTGAAGGCATGGAAAATATTAATTTAGTTGAGCCTTTTAAAGAGGGTTTGCTAAAAATTACGATGGACCAATTAGCGGATGATGAGCTAGAAGAAAATGAATACTACCACTTTGAAATCAAAGACTGTGAAGTGTATTCAGAAGAAGGCGAATTAATCGGTGTTGTCACGGACATTTTAGAAACGGGTGCCAATGATGTATGGGAAATTAAAGCGAGTGGCGGCAAAAAATACTATATTCCGTATATTGAAGATGTCGTGAAGGAAATTAATGTAGAAGAAAAGAAAATTACGATTCATGTGATGGAAGGCTTATTATAA
- the trmD gene encoding tRNA (guanosine(37)-N1)-methyltransferase TrmD, producing MKIHVLSLFPDMFEGVFGASILKKAQEKGAVSLAVSDIRNFTDNKHKQVDDYPYGGGAGMVLKPEPMFNAVEAITEGRTPRVILMCPQGERFNQKKAEELAQEEELVFLCGHYEGYDERIREHLVTDEISIGDFVLTGGELPAMTVIDAVVRLLPGVLGQADSHIQDSFSTGLLEHPHYTRPADFRGMKVPDVLTSGNHAKIEAWREEQSFKRTLERRPDLFEALELSPKQLAILEKLKAENEK from the coding sequence ATGAAGATTCATGTACTTAGCTTGTTTCCTGATATGTTCGAAGGTGTTTTTGGCGCTTCGATTTTAAAGAAGGCGCAGGAGAAAGGCGCTGTTAGTCTAGCGGTATCTGATATCCGCAACTTCACAGATAATAAGCATAAGCAAGTAGATGATTATCCGTACGGGGGCGGCGCGGGCATGGTGTTAAAGCCGGAGCCGATGTTTAACGCTGTAGAAGCGATTACAGAGGGTCGTACGCCGCGTGTCATCTTAATGTGTCCACAAGGCGAACGCTTCAATCAGAAGAAGGCTGAAGAGCTTGCTCAAGAAGAAGAGCTGGTTTTCCTTTGTGGTCATTACGAAGGCTATGATGAGCGCATCCGTGAGCATCTTGTAACGGATGAAATTTCGATTGGTGACTTTGTATTAACGGGTGGCGAATTACCTGCAATGACGGTTATTGATGCGGTTGTGCGATTACTACCTGGCGTTCTAGGTCAAGCCGATTCTCATATCCAAGATTCGTTCTCTACAGGACTACTTGAGCATCCTCATTACACACGTCCAGCTGATTTTAGAGGGATGAAGGTGCCTGATGTACTGACGAGCGGTAACCACGCAAAAATTGAAGCGTGGCGTGAGGAGCAGTCATTTAAGCGTACACTAGAGCGTCGTCCAGATCTTTTTGAAGCACTTGAGTTATCGCCAAAGCAATTAGCGATTCTAGAAAAATTAAAAGCAGAAAACGAAAAATAA
- the rplS gene encoding 50S ribosomal protein L19 codes for MSNIITEITKDQLRSDLPSFRPGDTVKVHVKVVEGTRERIQLFEGVVIKRRGGGISETFTVRKISYGVGVERTFPVHTPKMAKLEIVRKGKVRRAKLYYLRNLRGKAARIKEIR; via the coding sequence ATGTCAAACATTATTACAGAAATCACTAAAGATCAACTTCGTTCTGACCTACCTTCATTCCGTCCTGGTGACACTGTTAAGGTACACGTTAAAGTTGTTGAGGGTACTCGTGAGCGTATCCAATTATTCGAAGGTGTAGTTATTAAACGTCGTGGTGGCGGAATTAGCGAAACTTTCACAGTGCGTAAAATTTCTTACGGCGTTGGTGTAGAACGTACTTTCCCAGTACACACACCTAAAATGGCTAAATTAGAAATCGTTCGTAAAGGTAAAGTTCGTCGTGCTAAACTTTACTACCTACGTAACCTACGTGGTAAAGCTGCGCGTATTAAAGAAATTCGATAA
- the lepB gene encoding signal peptidase I — translation MEKTQKEKNELWEWTKALLIAFAIAAFIRYFLFTPIVVDGESMMPTLENGDRMIVNKIGYKIGSPDRFDIVVFHAPEQKDYIKRVIGLPGDYVEYKDDQLYINGEPIDEPYLEPYKAEITEGNLTGDFTLRDINPSLDVIPEGSIFVMGDNRRFSKDSRHIGLVDQKEIIGNTSIIFWPLNEIEIVK, via the coding sequence GTGGAAAAAACTCAAAAAGAAAAAAATGAGCTTTGGGAATGGACGAAAGCTCTACTAATAGCATTCGCAATTGCAGCATTCATTCGTTACTTTTTATTTACACCAATTGTAGTTGATGGGGAATCAATGATGCCAACCCTTGAAAATGGCGATCGTATGATTGTGAATAAAATTGGCTATAAAATTGGTAGTCCGGACCGATTCGACATTGTCGTCTTCCATGCACCAGAGCAAAAGGATTATATTAAACGTGTAATTGGTTTACCGGGTGACTATGTGGAATATAAAGATGATCAACTATATATTAATGGTGAACCGATCGATGAGCCATATTTAGAACCGTATAAAGCCGAAATTACAGAAGGTAATTTAACTGGTGATTTTACATTACGTGATATTAATCCGTCTCTAGATGTAATTCCCGAAGGCTCTATTTTTGTAATGGGTGACAACCGTCGTTTTAGTAAGGATAGCCGCCATATCGGTCTTGTAGACCAAAAAGAAATCATCGGTAATACTAGCATTATTTTCTGGCCTTTAAATGAAATTGAAATCGTTAAGTAA
- the ylqF gene encoding ribosome biogenesis GTPase YlqF, which yields MTIQWFPGHMAKARRQVSENLKLVDIIFELVDARLPLSSRNPMIDEVINQKPRLLILNKQDMADEHETRKWIAYFEERGHKAVVINSLEGKGLQAVTKAAQEVLAEKWARMKSKGMKPRAIRAMIVGIPNVGKSTLINRLAKKNLAKTGNMPGVTKAQQWIKVGKEIELLDTPGILWPKFEDQEIGYKLALTGAIKDTITNMEDLAVYGLNFLSVHYPKRMEERYGITAVDEELVVTFDHIGKLRRVFGQGGEVDYDQVSQLIVRDIRNQHLGKLTFDFVSEQLEKEREQQ from the coding sequence ATGACAATTCAATGGTTCCCAGGACATATGGCGAAAGCTCGCCGACAAGTATCGGAAAATCTGAAGCTAGTCGACATTATTTTTGAGTTAGTCGACGCACGCCTGCCGTTATCCTCACGTAACCCGATGATTGACGAAGTAATTAACCAAAAGCCACGCCTGCTTATTTTAAATAAACAGGATATGGCGGATGAGCATGAAACGCGTAAATGGATTGCGTATTTTGAGGAGCGCGGGCATAAGGCGGTAGTGATTAACTCGTTAGAGGGTAAGGGGCTACAGGCAGTAACAAAAGCTGCGCAAGAAGTGTTAGCAGAAAAATGGGCGCGTATGAAATCAAAAGGGATGAAGCCACGTGCTATTCGTGCGATGATCGTTGGTATTCCAAACGTAGGGAAATCGACACTTATTAACCGATTAGCCAAGAAAAACCTTGCGAAAACAGGGAATATGCCAGGTGTGACGAAAGCGCAACAATGGATTAAAGTAGGCAAAGAAATCGAGCTACTGGATACACCAGGGATTTTATGGCCGAAGTTTGAGGATCAAGAAATTGGCTATAAACTAGCATTAACAGGTGCGATTAAGGATACGATTACAAATATGGAAGACCTAGCTGTATACGGGCTAAATTTCCTATCTGTTCATTATCCAAAACGTATGGAAGAACGCTACGGCATTACAGCGGTTGACGAAGAATTAGTCGTAACATTTGACCATATCGGTAAGCTACGTCGCGTATTTGGACAAGGCGGGGAAGTTGACTATGACCAAGTATCACAACTAATCGTTCGTGATATTCGTAATCAACATCTGGGTAAATTGACATTTGACTTCGTTTCTGAGCAACTTGAAAAAGAGCGAGAACAACAATAA